One Pseudorasbora parva isolate DD20220531a chromosome 4, ASM2467924v1, whole genome shotgun sequence genomic region harbors:
- the LOC137073003 gene encoding small integral membrane protein 45-like, with amino-acid sequence MPWMFLDWFVPVYLLVSVLVLAGFGACLYFLEPGLQDAHKWSNKSLRHQPLAPTRQTNCRDDDSNALL; translated from the coding sequence ATGCCTTGGATGTTTCTGGACTGGTTCGTCCCTGTCTATCTGCTGGTATCAGTCCTGGTCCTGGCTGGTTTTGGAGCGTGTCTGTATTTTCTGGAGCCTGGTCTTCAGGATGCCCACAAGTGGAGCAACAAGTCACTGAGGCACCAGCCGCTGGCTCCCACAAGACAAACAAACTGCAGAGATGACGACAGCAATGCCTTGTTATGA